In Trichocoleus desertorum NBK24, the following are encoded in one genomic region:
- a CDS encoding ATP-dependent DNA ligase produces the protein MAQGDSGTHSPTPLVIPSEVSSSTANQTGTFLWFAQVAEQVGATTKRLAKSALLGHYFNSLDDEHLAYATRYFAGYVFPLKDQKTTKVGGATLLSALMLITQIELETLKEKLVKLGDLGDVTATVFPDRALSSLDLTDVAIALEQIAKTKGSKRKLEWVVKLLKRATPFEAKYLIKLLSGDLRIGLKEGAVEDAIARLAKQKVERIQWVNMLLGDIGATAVLARHGQLEEAQMQLFHPIKFMLASPAEDLAEVSRLLPGEFAVEDKYDGIRAQVHIAPADPANKSAHGIVIDGIRVALFSRTLADITASFPDLLAPLAALARETREGETTELILDGEIVPFRGEQILPFQELQKRLGRKTPTEALLNEVPVAFIAYDVLCQNGTVLIEEPYVQRQAVLTGLPMETPRVRRAVSQRFSDAAALDAEFLAARDRGNEGLMVKALNSTYKPGRRGKEWLKIKRAIATLDVVVTAAEVGTGKRSRFLSDYTFAVRANETDPTLLNVGKAYSGLTDVEVAELSTWFQAHTLQEFAHGKVHVVEPRIVLEVTFDRVQLSKRHKSGYALRFPRIVRIRHDKPPEEIDTLETVRRLAET, from the coding sequence ATGGCTCAGGGAGATTCGGGTACCCACTCACCCACCCCTCTTGTAATCCCATCTGAGGTTAGCTCTAGTACAGCTAATCAGACGGGTACTTTTTTGTGGTTTGCTCAAGTGGCAGAACAGGTAGGTGCCACGACGAAACGCTTGGCCAAGTCAGCTCTGCTGGGTCACTACTTTAATAGCCTCGATGATGAGCATTTAGCTTATGCAACTCGTTATTTTGCAGGTTATGTCTTTCCATTGAAGGATCAAAAAACGACAAAAGTCGGGGGGGCGACCCTGTTATCCGCTTTGATGTTAATTACACAGATTGAGTTGGAGACGCTGAAGGAAAAGCTGGTTAAATTAGGAGACTTGGGTGATGTCACGGCTACTGTATTTCCCGATCGCGCCTTATCTTCTCTTGATCTCACAGATGTTGCGATCGCTCTAGAGCAAATTGCCAAAACCAAAGGCTCCAAGCGCAAACTAGAGTGGGTGGTAAAGCTGCTGAAACGGGCGACTCCCTTTGAAGCCAAGTATTTAATCAAGCTGTTATCTGGGGATCTGCGGATTGGTCTCAAGGAAGGGGCGGTAGAAGATGCGATCGCTCGTCTAGCGAAGCAAAAGGTGGAGCGGATTCAGTGGGTAAATATGTTGCTGGGGGATATTGGAGCGACGGCTGTCTTGGCTCGTCATGGCCAGCTGGAAGAAGCCCAAATGCAGCTATTTCATCCAATTAAGTTTATGTTGGCGAGCCCCGCCGAGGATTTGGCAGAAGTATCCCGACTGTTGCCAGGAGAATTTGCGGTTGAAGATAAATATGATGGCATTCGAGCCCAAGTCCATATTGCTCCCGCCGATCCAGCAAACAAGTCAGCGCATGGAATCGTGATTGATGGCATTCGGGTGGCTCTCTTTTCTCGCACCTTAGCTGATATCACAGCGAGTTTCCCAGACTTGCTAGCTCCATTGGCTGCCTTGGCACGGGAGACAAGGGAGGGGGAAACCACAGAATTGATTTTGGATGGTGAGATTGTGCCATTCCGAGGCGAGCAGATTCTCCCCTTTCAGGAACTCCAAAAGCGGCTGGGGCGTAAAACTCCGACTGAAGCGCTATTGAATGAAGTGCCCGTAGCGTTTATTGCCTATGATGTCCTCTGCCAAAATGGTACGGTGCTGATTGAGGAGCCTTATGTGCAGCGGCAAGCGGTATTGACTGGATTACCGATGGAAACACCAAGAGTTCGTCGGGCAGTCTCACAACGCTTTAGCGATGCCGCCGCTTTGGATGCAGAATTTCTCGCAGCTCGCGATCGCGGTAACGAAGGATTGATGGTCAAGGCGCTCAACTCCACATACAAACCAGGGCGGCGGGGTAAGGAGTGGCTGAAAATCAAGCGGGCGATCGCGACTCTGGATGTGGTGGTGACAGCGGCAGAAGTAGGTACTGGCAAGCGCAGCCGCTTTCTCTCCGATTACACCTTTGCCGTGCGAGCCAATGAAACCGACCCTACTTTGCTCAACGTGGGGAAGGCTTATTCTGGCTTGACGGATGTGGAAGTAGCAGAGCTATCTACTTGGTTTCAGGCACATACGTTGCAAGAGTTTGCTCATGGCAAAGTGCATGTCGTGGAGCCTCGCATTGTTCTGGAAGTGACGTTTGATCGCGTTCAACTCTCCAAACGCCACAAGAGCGGCTATGCCTTGCGCTTTCCTCGGATTGTGCGGATACGGCATGATAAGCCACCGGAGGAGATTGACACGCTAGAAACAGTCCGTCGGCTCGCAGAAACATGA
- a CDS encoding CHAT domain-containing protein: MGKLVVFKLGAEDFERGFPVTLQIGVEGDRPSTEITGFLPGNPTLLEDYQRWQTAYLALGWQFNLRIEAPAGQTNRVSTAICQDAAETLSANLNYWLSADLFRPVREKLLEKLSPADLIRLILQVEDLRLRRLPWHRWDFFERYPNAELALSAPGYERLERPAIARDKIRILAVLGNRTGIDTEADRQLLTQLAPTAEVVFLVEPHRRELNQQLWDTQGWDILFFAGHSASQADGATGQIAINPQQRLGLGDLKHALQQAIAQGLQLAIFNSCDGLGLAHDLQALHIPQMIVMREPVPDLVAQEFLKAFLTGFTQGAPLYLAVRQAREQLQGLEDEFPCASWLPVICQNPAELPLTWQTRTQELTQTSESALLASVPPCPYRGLAAFQESDAPFFFGREAFTQKLLHLAPTQPLIAIVGPSGSGKSSLVAAGLIPRLRAEGDWLICSLRPSQKPFLRLAEQLVALLEPSCSGTEQLIAANQLAAALQQETLTLPNVIEQILYSNPTTSRCLLLIDQFEELYTLCQLSAERQQFLDQLLALLPSGIACTLVLTLRADFLESALAYRPFADALSQFSPELIGPMSAADLETAIAKPAALMQVKIADGLTVRILESISQAPGNLPLLEFALTLLWERQQQGELTHAAYDAIGGVNQALAVYAEQVYAKLAAAEQKQVQHLLTQLVRPGEGSADIRRLATRSEIGETNWPLVRRLADARLVVTNRSADGVETAEVVHEALIREWQRLRQWMEEVRTFRLWQERLRSLIRQWQVSDRDDGALLRGAPLLEAQFWLQEQSMDLSPEEQDFIQRSLAYQHQEQSERHRSRRRVIFGLSLGLFGALVLGAIAAWQWERAEIQTRNAQLSAQSFSSEALLASGKAFDALLEALRAADQLQKQSSVTPTTRMRVASTLLQALYTVQERQRLEQHRDSVTSVSFSPSGQILASASADRTILLWRLDGTLRTAISGHGDRVTAVQFSPDGKLIGSSSADQTVRLWQADGKPLRVLRGHAAAVNSISFSPDGKTLASASSDGTIRLWQRNGQPLKTWTVQGGSIQHLSFNPNGQTFASAHQDGSIKVWQLNGTLQQTLQGHKGVVNMVRFSPDGQLLASASNDQTIRLWNPNGAPVQVFPGHQAAATAISFSPDGKRLASVGGDRMVKLWNLKGKLLQTLPGHSSRIETVSFSPNGQFLASGSGDRTIKLWQVQRRPLQTIGDRNTIISLSAKGRLIAAGNRDGLIQLWQPGGQLLRQWQGHQAAIYSIRFSPNGQTVASASADGTVKLWRQDGTLLTTLVGHSDAVYDVDFSPDGQTLASASFDQTVRLWNSSGQLLHILWGHQDLALAVRFNLNGQTLASGSKDSTIRLWRRDGLPLKTLEGHNSSVLAVSFSPNGQLLASASGDNLVKLWNVDGRLLNILRGHSNTVTSINFSADGQTLVSASADSTVKLWSLDGTLLKTLQGYNTGVSGAAFSSDDQQVISASNGEVVLWNLELDWLRQQGCDWVRDYLRTNPTVSDRDRQLCPSSSPPAIRQLKSEIKKAIFWRHSAQSHQR; this comes from the coding sequence ATGGGGAAGCTAGTTGTCTTCAAACTGGGTGCAGAGGATTTTGAACGGGGCTTTCCAGTAACGTTGCAGATTGGTGTGGAAGGCGATCGCCCTAGTACCGAAATTACCGGATTTCTCCCAGGCAACCCCACCCTCTTGGAAGACTATCAGCGCTGGCAAACCGCTTATCTCGCTTTAGGTTGGCAGTTCAATTTACGGATTGAAGCCCCAGCAGGGCAAACTAATCGCGTTTCCACCGCAATTTGCCAAGACGCAGCTGAGACTTTAAGCGCCAATCTGAATTATTGGCTCAGTGCTGACTTGTTTCGTCCCGTCCGTGAGAAGCTGCTAGAAAAGCTGTCGCCTGCGGATCTGATTCGACTGATTTTGCAAGTTGAAGATCTACGTTTGCGCCGCTTACCGTGGCATCGCTGGGACTTTTTTGAGCGCTACCCGAATGCTGAACTCGCCCTCAGCGCCCCTGGATACGAACGATTAGAGCGTCCTGCGATCGCCCGAGACAAGATCCGGATTTTGGCAGTGTTGGGCAATCGGACAGGAATCGACACAGAAGCCGATCGCCAACTCTTAACCCAACTCGCTCCTACTGCTGAAGTTGTCTTTTTGGTAGAACCACACCGCCGCGAACTGAATCAACAACTTTGGGATACCCAAGGCTGGGATATCCTGTTTTTTGCGGGACATAGCGCCAGTCAAGCAGATGGAGCCACAGGCCAAATCGCGATCAACCCTCAGCAACGTTTGGGGTTAGGCGACCTGAAACATGCCCTCCAGCAGGCGATCGCCCAGGGGTTGCAATTAGCCATCTTCAACTCCTGTGATGGTTTGGGCTTAGCTCACGATCTACAGGCTTTGCATATCCCCCAGATGATTGTGATGCGAGAGCCTGTGCCCGATCTGGTGGCCCAGGAGTTCTTGAAAGCCTTTCTCACAGGCTTCACTCAGGGAGCACCCCTCTATTTAGCTGTCCGACAAGCCAGAGAGCAATTGCAAGGATTAGAGGATGAGTTTCCTTGCGCCAGTTGGCTCCCCGTCATTTGCCAAAATCCCGCTGAGCTACCCCTGACTTGGCAGACGAGGACTCAGGAACTCACCCAAACTTCTGAATCTGCCCTCTTAGCTTCCGTCCCGCCTTGCCCCTATCGGGGTTTGGCAGCCTTTCAAGAGTCAGACGCACCGTTTTTCTTTGGGCGAGAAGCCTTTACCCAAAAACTGCTGCACCTAGCACCCACTCAACCTTTGATCGCGATCGTCGGGCCTTCTGGCAGTGGCAAATCTTCGCTGGTGGCGGCAGGGCTGATTCCCCGCTTGCGAGCGGAGGGAGATTGGCTAATTTGCAGCTTACGCCCTAGCCAGAAACCTTTCCTGCGCTTAGCGGAGCAGTTGGTAGCGCTGCTAGAGCCAAGCTGTAGCGGGACAGAACAATTAATTGCCGCCAATCAACTCGCTGCTGCCCTGCAACAAGAAACGCTAACCCTGCCCAATGTAATCGAGCAGATCCTTTATAGCAACCCAACCACGTCACGCTGCCTGCTGTTGATCGATCAATTTGAGGAACTCTACACCCTTTGCCAACTGAGCGCTGAGCGACAGCAATTTCTCGATCAGCTCTTGGCTCTGCTGCCCTCTGGGATCGCCTGTACGCTAGTTTTGACCCTGCGCGCAGACTTTTTGGAATCCGCCTTAGCCTACCGCCCGTTTGCCGATGCCCTTAGCCAGTTTAGCCCAGAGCTGATTGGCCCCATGAGTGCTGCCGATTTGGAAACTGCGATCGCCAAACCTGCTGCCTTGATGCAAGTCAAAATTGCCGATGGCCTCACGGTTCGGATTTTGGAAAGTATTAGTCAGGCTCCGGGAAACCTACCACTCTTGGAATTTGCGCTAACTCTCTTGTGGGAGCGGCAACAGCAAGGCGAGTTAACTCACGCAGCCTATGATGCGATCGGTGGCGTCAATCAAGCGCTGGCCGTCTATGCGGAACAGGTTTATGCCAAGTTGGCTGCGGCTGAGCAGAAACAGGTGCAGCATTTGTTGACGCAGTTAGTACGGCCTGGAGAAGGCAGTGCCGATATTCGCCGCTTAGCCACTCGTAGTGAGATTGGCGAAACGAACTGGCCATTAGTCAGGCGCTTGGCGGATGCTCGCTTGGTGGTGACGAATCGCAGCGCCGATGGCGTAGAAACCGCAGAAGTGGTACATGAAGCGCTAATTCGGGAGTGGCAACGACTGCGGCAGTGGATGGAAGAGGTACGAACGTTTCGGCTGTGGCAAGAGCGACTGCGATCGCTGATTCGGCAATGGCAGGTGAGCGATCGCGATGATGGAGCCTTGTTGCGAGGTGCCCCTTTACTAGAAGCACAATTCTGGCTGCAAGAGCAGTCAATGGATCTGAGTCCAGAGGAGCAAGACTTTATTCAGCGCAGTTTAGCGTACCAACACCAGGAGCAGTCGGAGCGCCACCGCAGCCGTCGAAGAGTAATTTTCGGTCTTAGTTTGGGGCTGTTCGGGGCATTGGTTTTAGGCGCGATCGCCGCTTGGCAGTGGGAACGGGCAGAAATCCAAACCCGCAATGCTCAGCTCAGCGCCCAAAGTTTTTCCTCAGAAGCTCTGCTGGCCTCAGGTAAAGCGTTTGATGCTCTATTAGAAGCTCTCCGGGCTGCTGATCAGTTGCAAAAACAATCAAGCGTGACACCCACGACACGAATGCGTGTGGCCTCAACTCTCCTACAAGCGCTCTACACGGTGCAAGAGCGTCAACGATTGGAACAACATCGAGACTCAGTTACCAGTGTCAGCTTTAGCCCCAGCGGTCAGATTCTCGCCTCAGCCAGTGCAGACCGAACCATTTTGTTGTGGCGGTTGGATGGTACCTTGCGAACCGCGATTTCTGGTCATGGCGATCGCGTTACGGCAGTACAGTTTAGCCCAGATGGAAAACTGATCGGATCAAGTAGTGCCGATCAAACAGTGAGACTGTGGCAAGCCGATGGCAAACCGCTACGAGTTCTCCGAGGCCACGCAGCAGCCGTAAACAGCATTAGCTTCAGCCCAGACGGCAAAACCCTCGCCTCAGCGAGTAGCGACGGCACAATCAGACTGTGGCAACGCAATGGTCAACCCCTCAAAACCTGGACTGTTCAGGGAGGCAGCATCCAACATCTCAGCTTTAATCCCAACGGTCAGACGTTCGCCTCAGCTCATCAGGACGGCAGCATCAAAGTGTGGCAGCTCAATGGCACGCTGCAACAAACCCTTCAAGGCCACAAAGGGGTGGTGAATATGGTGCGCTTTAGTCCCGATGGTCAACTATTGGCTTCTGCAAGTAATGACCAAACGATTCGTTTGTGGAACCCGAATGGAGCGCCTGTTCAAGTTTTCCCCGGACATCAGGCTGCGGCGACAGCTATCAGTTTTAGCCCGGATGGTAAAAGATTAGCTTCTGTCGGTGGCGATCGCATGGTCAAACTCTGGAATCTAAAGGGTAAACTGCTGCAAACCTTACCTGGGCATAGCTCGCGGATAGAAACAGTTAGCTTCAGCCCCAATGGTCAATTTCTGGCTTCTGGCAGTGGCGATCGCACTATCAAGCTCTGGCAAGTCCAGCGTCGCCCTTTACAAACCATTGGCGATCGCAACACAATTATCAGTCTCAGCGCCAAGGGTCGCTTGATCGCAGCAGGCAATCGAGATGGCCTGATCCAACTTTGGCAGCCAGGTGGGCAACTCTTGCGGCAATGGCAAGGACATCAAGCCGCAATTTATAGCATCCGCTTTAGCCCGAATGGTCAAACCGTTGCTTCTGCCAGTGCTGATGGCACCGTGAAACTTTGGCGGCAGGATGGCACGTTGCTAACCACCTTAGTAGGCCACAGCGATGCCGTTTATGATGTTGACTTCAGTCCCGATGGTCAAACCCTAGCCTCTGCCAGCTTCGACCAAACAGTACGGCTGTGGAATTCATCGGGCCAACTGCTACACATTCTCTGGGGCCATCAAGATTTAGCCTTGGCAGTCCGCTTTAACCTCAACGGCCAAACGCTGGCTTCTGGCAGTAAAGATAGTACGATTCGGTTATGGAGGCGCGATGGATTGCCGCTAAAAACCTTGGAGGGTCATAATTCCAGCGTTTTAGCGGTTAGTTTTAGCCCCAATGGTCAACTGCTAGCATCCGCCAGTGGCGACAACCTCGTCAAACTGTGGAACGTGGATGGTAGATTGCTCAACATTTTGCGGGGCCACAGTAATACCGTCACCAGTATCAACTTTAGTGCCGATGGCCAAACATTGGTTTCTGCAAGTGCCGACAGTACAGTGAAACTGTGGAGTTTGGATGGTACCCTGCTGAAGACTCTCCAGGGATATAACACAGGTGTCTCTGGAGCTGCGTTTAGCTCAGATGATCAACAAGTTATCTCTGCTAGCAATGGGGAAGTTGTGTTATGGAACCTAGAGCTTGACTGGCTCAGGCAACAAGGATGTGACTGGGTTAGAGACTATCTACGCACTAACCCAACAGTCAGCGATCGCGATCGCCAACTGTGCCCAAGCTCATCACCACCTGCCATCAGGCAACTCAAGTCAGAAATCAAAAAGGCTATCTTTTGGCGACATTCAGCCCAATCACACCAAAGATAA
- a CDS encoding DUF1822 family protein translates to MNSTHTPLLTVPLSPDAHSWARQFAAEQVNPHHGKRVYLNTLAVYAVHTYLRWIRIATDLSQGDSWQTSLQAVLDVADLVIPNVGKLECRPILPEAAVCHLPPETLDQRIGYVGVQFQPQLDAVQLLGFVPAIAPSPSPPTQLLLTDFQPLASLAAHLHQLRSTPVISAPEPDVAVPTTLVNLGQWLQNQFEVGWQAWEDLFGSDLRPAFNFRSDRPTPAIVDSEASLEPPTGVRRGKLIELGGQPTAHVAALVVGVTPLPGTPEIKHEVLLQVHPTREQRFLPPNLQLMVLDAANQLVLDASGTPLAVHSHQTDNFIQLLLRGQTGEQFHVRLVLGDVSVTEKFVI, encoded by the coding sequence ATGAATAGCACTCACACTCCGCTCCTCACCGTTCCTCTCAGCCCCGATGCTCATAGTTGGGCTCGGCAATTTGCCGCTGAACAAGTCAATCCGCATCATGGCAAGCGGGTTTATCTCAACACCTTGGCGGTCTACGCGGTTCACACCTATCTCCGCTGGATTCGCATTGCCACCGATCTGAGCCAAGGAGACAGTTGGCAAACCTCTTTGCAAGCAGTGTTAGATGTAGCTGATCTAGTCATTCCTAACGTAGGGAAACTAGAATGCCGTCCCATCCTGCCAGAAGCCGCTGTTTGCCACTTACCACCAGAAACCTTAGACCAGCGCATTGGCTACGTCGGCGTACAATTTCAGCCGCAACTAGATGCTGTGCAATTGCTAGGTTTTGTCCCCGCGATCGCTCCTTCACCTTCTCCTCCGACTCAACTGCTACTCACAGATTTCCAACCTCTAGCGAGCTTGGCCGCTCACCTGCATCAACTCCGTAGCACCCCAGTCATCTCTGCTCCAGAACCAGACGTTGCAGTGCCAACTACCCTTGTGAATTTAGGCCAATGGCTCCAGAACCAGTTTGAAGTGGGCTGGCAAGCTTGGGAAGATTTGTTTGGCAGTGATCTGCGCCCAGCTTTTAACTTTAGGAGCGATCGCCCTACACCCGCGATCGTTGATTCTGAAGCTAGCCTGGAGCCACCCACAGGGGTACGGCGAGGAAAGTTAATTGAGTTAGGAGGGCAACCGACTGCTCATGTAGCCGCCCTAGTGGTGGGAGTCACTCCTCTACCAGGCACTCCTGAGATTAAACATGAAGTCCTCTTGCAAGTTCATCCCACTCGCGAGCAGCGTTTCCTCCCGCCAAATCTGCAACTCATGGTGTTGGATGCAGCAAATCAGCTCGTTTTGGATGCCAGTGGCACTCCCTTAGCAGTTCACAGCCACCAAACCGATAACTTCATCCAGTTGTTACTCAGAGGCCAGACAGGCGAACAATTCCATGTCAGATTAGTCCTAGGAGATGTCAGCGTCACCGAAAAGTTTGTGATTTGA
- a CDS encoding DUF4347 domain-containing protein has translation MTATLQKSPSASPSLSTPAASREIVFIDPVVTNYPELVAGVRSGVEVIVLEATADGVEQISSVLAQCQNLTAVHVVSHGSPGRVQLGISELSLETIDCYSWELQAWAESLTNTAELLIYGCEVALGDRGWVFVNMLHSLTGANVVDSSLSRLTDSN, from the coding sequence ATGACCGCTACTTTGCAAAAATCCCCGTCTGCTTCTCCCAGCCTCAGCACTCCAGCCGCTAGCCGCGAAATTGTCTTTATTGATCCAGTCGTCACCAACTACCCAGAGTTAGTCGCAGGCGTGCGATCGGGGGTTGAAGTCATTGTGCTAGAGGCAACGGCAGATGGGGTGGAGCAAATTAGCAGTGTTTTAGCTCAGTGCCAAAATTTAACCGCTGTGCATGTGGTCTCTCACGGCTCACCGGGACGAGTGCAACTGGGCATCAGCGAACTAAGCCTAGAAACCATCGATTGCTACTCCTGGGAACTGCAAGCCTGGGCCGAATCCCTCACCAATACCGCAGAGTTGCTGATTTACGGCTGTGAAGTAGCCCTAGGCGATCGCGGTTGGGTCTTTGTCAATATGCTGCATAGTTTGACAGGCGCAAATGTTGTGGATTCCTCTCTCAGCCGCCTCACTGATAGCAACTAA
- a CDS encoding TIGR02921 family PEP-CTERM protein, with translation MKSFLHAIFHTVFWVWNIAFLVIIWAGLLPQLAIYLLEENLTDPWITESLLTLAISTVVSTMSTVIGLRRFRAQPLQLIRLFFGVEVPLLLLCLLRLFIWQRLNPASTLILGTAVVGIVAFYLELLYGYAKQNRAIASIQVVAHTFLIGLSVYAGLVILSYSVPATPVLILSFFTFGWVKPLMESWNWEYWWAGAGGILLGFSAFLFLLFPFELGSSYIRSGHRVLKAFAEQYGQKKALQIAIASLAAWIVLFISFQQQPQIQAFKLLSTPPETDRDRQALVAKSNVIRAGLLNAYLADYRYLGYSENSYYITDTFLPESIAQFWREANNRLFSPFLYQGSYGDRERAEKLYAQFFDTPIEKAEAGTIRPILRIAEAPWRRSPEANLLAIAQENVWLRSQQVKVTKQGDWAEVELYEVYQNETQQQQEIRYAFTLPETAVLTGIWLGDTANLDQRFVFQVSPRGAAEQVYTTEVRRRVDPALLEQVGPQQYRLRAFPIPPKPSPGEEVPGDRPTEMHLWLTYKVMRQPQGWALPQLTEKRNVFWNRKTERLYNGQSPLLNQVDWLPTFLPTIDTVAPLSHQVELGDYQVSAKPITLTDYTSLQNKRFAVVVDSSYSMSAHAKELNQAIQWLKQHGFADNSLVNNDADLYIAGAANAKPQRIDDIRQFNPAKMAFYGTLQPTQMLRQYARLQGDTAYDGVLLLTDGGSYELGKNQQKAIAALSAPLWMVHLGELPIAYDDTILKIIQANGGGTASDIPTALQRQATQAALGPEVVTVADGYAWFVEKTTSPPTPSPATSPSETNQAKPASNQAKPPRFTPKNPDAFAPLAARQLILALSKDMANPQLTQLDTVHAIAKQLKIVSPYSSMIVLVNDEQREALRQAELNKDRFNRVGDNNSPEDMESTPEPGVVLGIAAIALLLISRRPRRRFVMR, from the coding sequence GTGAAAAGTTTTCTCCATGCTATATTCCACACCGTTTTTTGGGTCTGGAACATTGCCTTTTTAGTCATTATCTGGGCTGGGTTGTTGCCTCAACTCGCCATTTATCTGCTTGAAGAAAATTTAACAGATCCTTGGATAACAGAGTCACTATTGACTTTGGCTATTTCAACCGTTGTTTCTACAATGTCTACGGTTATAGGACTGCGGAGGTTTCGCGCTCAACCGCTACAGTTAATTCGCTTGTTTTTTGGCGTAGAAGTGCCGCTCCTGCTGCTCTGTCTGCTGCGGCTATTTATCTGGCAACGGCTGAATCCTGCCAGCACTTTGATTCTCGGTACTGCGGTCGTTGGCATTGTTGCTTTTTACCTAGAGTTGCTCTATGGCTATGCTAAGCAGAATCGGGCGATCGCCAGCATACAAGTGGTTGCTCATACTTTTTTGATCGGCTTGAGCGTCTACGCCGGACTCGTCATATTGTCTTACAGCGTTCCTGCAACTCCTGTACTCATCCTTTCATTTTTTACCTTTGGCTGGGTAAAACCTCTGATGGAATCCTGGAACTGGGAATACTGGTGGGCAGGGGCAGGTGGCATTCTCCTAGGGTTTAGTGCTTTTTTGTTTCTCCTGTTTCCCTTTGAGCTGGGTAGTTCTTACATCCGTTCCGGGCATCGCGTTCTCAAAGCTTTTGCAGAACAGTACGGTCAAAAGAAGGCACTGCAAATCGCGATCGCCAGTTTAGCTGCTTGGATAGTACTATTTATCTCTTTTCAACAACAGCCGCAAATCCAAGCCTTTAAGTTACTGTCAACCCCACCTGAGACAGACCGCGATCGCCAAGCTCTTGTAGCCAAATCAAATGTGATTCGGGCGGGTTTGCTCAATGCTTATTTGGCAGACTACCGTTACCTCGGTTATTCAGAGAACAGCTACTACATCACTGACACATTTCTACCAGAATCCATCGCTCAGTTTTGGCGAGAAGCTAACAATCGTCTCTTCTCACCGTTTTTATATCAAGGCTCCTACGGCGATCGCGAGAGAGCTGAGAAACTGTATGCCCAATTTTTTGATACTCCAATTGAAAAGGCAGAAGCCGGGACAATTCGACCGATTCTGAGAATTGCCGAGGCTCCTTGGCGGCGATCGCCAGAGGCCAACTTGTTGGCGATCGCTCAGGAGAATGTTTGGCTGCGATCGCAACAAGTAAAAGTGACCAAGCAGGGAGACTGGGCAGAGGTAGAGCTGTACGAGGTATACCAAAATGAGACCCAGCAGCAGCAGGAAATTCGCTATGCTTTTACACTGCCAGAGACAGCCGTTCTAACCGGAATCTGGTTGGGAGATACTGCTAACCTGGACCAGCGTTTTGTGTTTCAAGTTTCCCCACGGGGAGCTGCTGAGCAGGTTTACACCACAGAAGTTAGACGCCGCGTTGACCCAGCATTATTAGAACAGGTAGGGCCGCAGCAATACCGTCTGCGGGCATTTCCCATTCCTCCTAAACCTTCACCTGGAGAAGAAGTACCTGGCGATCGCCCGACTGAGATGCATTTGTGGCTGACCTACAAAGTGATGCGGCAACCCCAAGGCTGGGCATTGCCACAACTCACCGAGAAGCGCAATGTCTTTTGGAACCGCAAAACTGAGCGTCTCTACAACGGGCAGTCACCTTTGTTAAATCAAGTAGATTGGCTACCTACTTTTCTACCAACGATCGACACAGTTGCCCCTCTTTCGCATCAAGTTGAACTAGGAGATTATCAGGTTTCGGCCAAGCCAATCACCCTCACAGACTATACATCTTTGCAAAATAAACGGTTTGCCGTTGTGGTAGATAGTTCCTACAGTATGTCAGCCCATGCCAAGGAACTGAATCAGGCAATCCAGTGGTTGAAACAACATGGATTTGCTGACAATAGCCTCGTCAATAATGATGCGGATCTCTATATTGCTGGAGCTGCCAACGCTAAACCCCAACGCATTGATGATATTCGTCAGTTCAATCCAGCCAAAATGGCCTTCTACGGCACCTTGCAACCAACTCAGATGTTACGACAATACGCCCGTCTACAGGGTGACACTGCTTATGATGGTGTCTTGTTGTTAACAGATGGTGGTAGCTACGAACTAGGCAAGAATCAGCAAAAAGCGATCGCAGCTCTTTCCGCTCCTTTATGGATGGTGCATTTGGGAGAACTGCCGATCGCGTATGACGATACTATCCTTAAAATCATTCAGGCCAATGGGGGTGGTACGGCTTCTGATATTCCTACAGCCTTACAACGCCAAGCGACTCAAGCGGCTTTAGGGCCAGAAGTTGTCACAGTAGCAGATGGCTATGCCTGGTTTGTGGAAAAAACAACTTCACCTCCAACCCCATCTCCAGCCACTTCTCCTTCAGAAACTAATCAGGCTAAGCCTGCCAGTAATCAAGCTAAACCTCCACGTTTTACTCCCAAAAATCCGGATGCCTTCGCTCCTCTAGCCGCACGACAGCTCATCTTGGCTTTGAGCAAGGATATGGCGAACCCTCAACTGACCCAGCTAGATACGGTTCATGCGATCGCGAAACAACTCAAGATTGTGAGTCCTTATTCCTCCATGATCGTACTAGTCAATGATGAACAGAGAGAAGCTTTGCGCCAAGCTGAGCTAAATAAAGACCGCTTTAATCGTGTGGGCGATAATAACAGCCCAGAGGATATGGAGAGTACTCCAGAACCAGGAGTGGTGCTTGGCATAGCTGCGATCGCCCTACTGTTGATCAGCCGCCGTCCACGTCGTCGATTCGTGATGCGATAG